The Lacipirellulaceae bacterium genome contains a region encoding:
- a CDS encoding 3-ketoacyl-ACP reductase yields MNNKVALITGGSRGIGLGICNALAAEGWNLAVNGMRDESAVAEPLAALRSQGIEVLYCQGNVAEPEDRTSMLDKVRERFGQLNLLVNNAGITSPGRKDILDASEEGFDQVIAVNLKGPYFLTQLAARWMLEQREADESFAGTIVNISSVSAEIPSPDRGDYCISRAGTSMATKLWARKLGPHGVNVYEIRPGVIKTDMTAVVTEKYDAIIEEGVIAQPRWGFPEDVGNAVAVLASGKLSYATGNTIYVDGGLERLRTL; encoded by the coding sequence ATGAACAATAAAGTCGCCCTCATCACCGGCGGGAGCCGCGGCATCGGGCTAGGAATCTGTAACGCACTGGCCGCCGAAGGCTGGAACCTTGCCGTCAACGGCATGCGCGACGAAAGCGCCGTCGCTGAGCCACTGGCTGCGCTCCGCTCTCAAGGTATCGAAGTCCTCTACTGCCAAGGTAATGTCGCAGAGCCCGAAGATCGCACGTCGATGCTGGACAAAGTGCGTGAGCGATTCGGTCAGTTGAATCTGCTGGTGAACAACGCAGGAATTACTTCGCCCGGACGCAAGGATATTCTCGACGCCAGTGAGGAAGGCTTTGATCAGGTGATCGCAGTTAATTTGAAGGGCCCTTACTTTCTCACGCAGCTTGCCGCCCGCTGGATGCTCGAGCAACGTGAAGCCGACGAGAGCTTCGCGGGAACGATTGTGAATATCTCTTCCGTCTCCGCAGAAATCCCGTCGCCCGATCGGGGCGACTATTGTATTTCTCGAGCCGGAACCTCCATGGCAACCAAGCTCTGGGCCCGCAAGCTCGGACCGCATGGCGTGAACGTCTATGAAATACGCCCTGGGGTAATCAAGACCGACATGACTGCCGTGGTCACCGAGAAGTACGACGCAATCATCGAAGAGGGCGTCATCGCCCAACCCCGTTGGGGATTCCCCGAGGACGTTGGGAACGCCGTAGCCGTACTCGCCAGTGGCAAACTCAGCTACGCGACGGGCAACACGATCTATGTCGATGGGGGCCTAGAGCGACTGCGAACGCTATGA